The genomic stretch CACTCTGTCATCCTCACACTCTTAGCAATTACAGCAGACAAGTTACTGGTGGTGCGTCTCCACAACATTTTCTTTGTTATCTGCCACATCCTCCCCAGGTGTTTGAGTGCTCTAATCTATGGCCTCAGAGACCAAACCATCAGACATGTTCTCATGTCTTACTTCAGCTGTCAACAGAAATGTTCGGTTTTCCCCACAAACGCTAATACCAACTGCATGTTAGAATAATTGCTTTCAGTAGTGCTTTATTCATACAGCAAAACCCAAATGAAATCTAAGTCTCATCTCCAGTGGTCTGTGACAAAAGTCACAAATAATGCAATAAAAGCAAGATAATATTCCACGATCAATGAGtcacatataaacaagaaaataacaCCAAAATTAAGAGAAAAGCACATACATTTCTAAGTAAAAGACAAAATTCAAATTGATTTTTCATAAAATGAAACTCCTGTGTTTAAGAATATTTCCCCCTTTAAATGAATGACTTTTGAATGGAACATATAAAATTGACAGAGTGTGTGTCCATGGCATTTCACAAAGATAACTATGCATTTGACAAGTCATTTATCTAATGTTTTTCTCTTTAGTCAACTGGAAACAAAAAGATCCTGTAATCCTTATTCCAGTAAACATGAATGAAGAGTGAATCGATTTTAAATTTGTTGCACTTACTGCACATTGTGAAGTTTTTTCTTTTATGATGCAATGTAGGCAGCTATGTTTGCTTCGACCTGCCTGTGCAAGGGGATCAGAGAAAATACTGTTTTCTTTTTGAGATAAAAAAAATATGTCATGTCATTCATATTATACCTGGTTTTCTGTTACAGCCTTTTAGTGGATCACAACATTATTTTTCCTCGAAATATTCATTGTCAAATCCTTTCACTGAAATACCGATGCTAGTTGACAGATAGTGAGCTCTATTCTCTTACTGATGCTTTGTTTATGCCTGTAACAGCTGtaaacgtttttctttttttttgatttccacccccgtttttttccccaattggaCCTTGTCAATCACCCtgttctctgagccgtcccggtcgctggtccaccccctctgccgatccgaggacggctgcagactaccacatgcctcctccgatacatgtggagttgccagccgcttctttttcacctgacggtgaggagtttcgccagggggacgtagcgtatgggaggatcaagcaaatccccctccaaacaggcaccctgaccggccagaggaggcgccagtgcagcgaacaggacacatgcccacatccggcttcccgcccgcagacacggccaattgtgactgtagggacgcccaaccaagccggaggtaacacggggattcgatccggcgattcccgtattggtaggcaacggaatagaccgctacgctactcagacgacttttttattttttatttttatttatttattcatttacaaCTGTAAACTTTTAATCAAGTAAAAGCTAATTGTGTTTTGTGGGTGTAACGAAGTAGGTTATTATCCATGTCTTTGACAGGATATGCAAATATTCAAATTGAAGTTCTACTATGTCCTCCAAAATTACTTTTGCTAATGAAGTTCTGTACTGTACTtcaaaaggaagggagatgttgaaGCAGCAGGCCAGAGTGTTGTGTCATGATGCCTTGCATGTATGTACCTGCCCTTTTGCAGTCAAGGTCAATATTTGATACTTGTGGTCACAAGGCACAAAAGTAACAAGAAATACCAGTGATAAAAAATATGCAATACCTCATCTAACTTACTTACCTAAACCCTTATCTTTCACACATTGTGACACATAACCACCTCTCTTTTATCTGTTTTATGTATCACTTAGTAACAGTGGCGTCTCTGGCATGGAAAGCCTGGTGGTGCACAATAAACTCTGTATGGGCAGCATCCGACTCGTCAATGAAAccacacacaaacctacttgctcaatgaatccaaacacaaacgcacctcagcaatgaatgaaatcacaaatgcacacattaacataacatggCGCAGGAGTTAGCGCAAGTGGAGACAAGGATATGAATGACATCGTCAATAACGGCATTTGATCTCACACACCTCgtatattaccttgttatacaTCATAGCACtacaaatccaaagttatcaagcagcaggggttaaattgggatttgttatgtgtgtgtgtgtgtgtgtgtgtgtgtgtgtgtgtgtgtgtgtgtgtgtgtgtgtgtgtgtgtgtgtgtgtgtgtgtgtgaggggggtctTTGGTTTCAGGGTTCCATGggtttacgtgtgtgtgcataGACTGCAAAACTTGATTGATATCATTTGacaaactgtaaataaaatataaccGGGTGAGACAACTCTGCTCTGAACACTGGAACGCTAATCAAAGTCATTCTAGATCTAGACACTGTTGGCAGTGCACAAAACTACAGCTGATGACAATAAAATCTCTCTATAAGTGCACTCTCTTGTGTATCTGTATCAGCGGTGTTGTTACCACTAAATAAGAGAATAATACAAAATATGAATAGAACACAGTCTCTTTGATAGTTACATTAATCTGGAATTAATTCATGTTACAAATATACACAGGCTGCAAACAACTTTTCAAATTTTCCAAACCTGTCCATGAATCAGGACGAAACATCATTTTCCCCAGCTcacagaagtgcaacacaaagacaaaaacacatatccaaaaactacaagaacttcaagaacacacatactaacacatatctaacataacacatatatccaaactaaaaaaactgtccaagggaacgaacgccagccaggatgactattgAAACTGAtggtctgcatgggcaagcagttagcttagcctgccccgcttctgcatcctgtcggatcgcccttggtgttaccccctcagtcacagctccaggcagggccgtggtccctgagcccacaagacgcagcagaccaagttctcctaaCCAatgcagcgccagctctccccgccaacaaacaaagacaaaacttaactgcagacgtggacaaagacactgcatggatggtactgggtgagtccgctgcaaacgtgaattcgcgccgccattttcccacaacTATCTAGCATTAGCATAATTTGGTAAAATCCAAACATTGTTTAAGCAGACTATCAGAGTGATTTATATTCTGTTATTAAACCTGCCAGTTTCTGACCTATTTTCCTCCCTGCCTGGCCATATGCCACTGGCCTCCAGCCCAACTTGATTAACGGTATGgttcacagtcacagagttaagcCTAGCAAAGTGGCACTGGCTGCTGATATTACTGCCATACCTAGCTAGCTaaaatatacttagcacaaaaagtaaggcaatttgtgtttggtagattatttctttgttgtaacaatgcttcttggcaataaatcttataccgttggagagcttgtttatttcccttttaaatggtgccacatttgtaaggaacatgcatttgtgggatgagctgcagagctgagtatgtgggttttgCCCATGAAAaacttgccaaatcttctctgccaatgccaaacagcttattttgctgttgctgttgactcttgttttgagcttctggtaccccaggtgctgacaatcagctgcctggtataagatttattgccaagaagcattgttacaacaaagaaataatctaccaaacacaaatttccttacttttttccTAAGTTTAGATTACTTGTCTGTCTGAGGATATAATACGTTTTCCTTGATTTAAAACTAAAAAAATGTGATGATAATGATTGACCAAGGTTGCTGGTTTGTCGTTAATTAAGTTTACAGCAGTTTAGTAAAAGGTTGTAACTTTCACTGCTATTAAAGAACACACACTGACAGGGCTTGTAACTGAGCATTGCTTTTATTTGCAGTTGATGTCGGCCACAGTCACGCCGTACAGACTGTGATTATCATAAAATGAACTCACAGGTCGTCTCTCTCTGCATATAGTCCTGTCCCACCACCCTTTGACCCGGCAACAGCGCACTACCCCGCCGGAACTGCAAAACATCTCCCATCCAACTGCGTACAACCAACACTCACACCCCcatggaggggggagagggggagaaaatCGGAGGTACCCTAGTGAGGAACAAAAGCTCAACTGCAGCTTAACTGGAAATAGAGCATCTTCTGGGAAATTCTTTGTGCTAACTAGCAGCATTTTCTGTCCCatttcatcagtgccacagatAAGGGGCTAGGAGCAAAGTTATTTTTTCAGGTAATTAAATTAGCATCTGTGGGCCAAAATAACAGAAAGAATGTGTGTGAGGTTgtgataagagagagagaaagagagagagagagagaagagagagagagagagagagagagagagagagagagagagagagagagagagagagagagagagtgagtgagcaaaAGAGTTTCATGAGAAAAGGCAATTAAGACAGACAGCGATCAATgggtctctttttctttttttagattacCTGTTTCCCTGTGAGACCTTAAAAAAGTTAaaggtgtagagagagagaggatacagagaggagacagagagagagagactttagcaataaaaaataaataaatctgatcTCCTATATGTATCCCAGGACGTGAAATAAACAGTGACAGCTACCTATGTGTGAGACTGAAACCCCTTCCACACAGCCACGCTCCACCATTCCTAAACTGCAATCGAACAGAACAAACTGCGGTTAAACATTGACACAGGTTGAGATTCAAACAAGGTATTACACCGAAAACATTACCGCCTGTGAACAGGGTCCAGGGTCTGTCCTGACAAAAGAGAAGGTCCAGATTATCGTAACAATCTCCTGAGtggcaacttttttctttttctttttctttttggcacACAGACCGCAAAAAAGTTTGTTTTCTATAAAAATCACAAACCCTTGGCAAAGGATCTCTCCATCACTCCTGTCACAAcatcatttataaaaaaaaaaaacaagcaaacccaaacaaaacaacaccaaaaaaagacaaaaagacagaagagagaggggtTTATGGTTAAAGCTGTAAAAATACACACATATTGCCCAAACATAGAGAAGCACACAAGAAAAGCTCTTTACTTTTCTCTCTGAAAACAAGATTTTGGTTAGGGTGCAACACGCGATCAGACCTGCTGAGTTTAAACGCCGTGTGCGAGGCAGCTGCATGAGCACGGTCATATTCTGCACTTACTTAAAGTATTAAAGGTTGGCGTTTGGTCAAAGCATGAGGAAAAAAATTGTCTCTTTGAAAGGGGAGGTTTGTgtggttcttaggttgccacatcGACTGGCACTGATGAcgttatgaccacagctcctacctgcacatgtgcaatagaggctttgaacatggcccacccatgaccccagcctcccttgagatacacgagaacttcttccggaggtgggatttGAACAACTCACAGataggggcctctgccagacattcccagttccccctcactacacgtttaccaggtctgtccggcagccttccccgccatctgatccaactcaccaccaagtggtgatcagttgacagctctgctcctctcttcacccaagtgtccaaaacatatgacAGCAGATCTCAttatatgaccacaaagtctatcatcgatcttcagcctaagcTGTTGtgataccaagtacacttatgaactaccttaagtAAAAACATTAAATCATAATTCTGAATTAAAAAGTCACAattctgagaaaaaaaaacaggaatatGATATAGTTTTACAGCTTCAAGAAAAAAACAATATGAATTTTGAGACATAAAGCCAGAATTACAAAAAAAAGGGTGGAATCTTCCTACCTCCGTTAATGTTTGTGTACATGGGAATGGGTGGGTTAAGGAATTACATCACCCATTTCTGATGACACCGACACGTGATGGTGTAATGTGAAGTGGGTGATATAAGCAATCCTCATATAATTGGAGTGCAGGCAGGTCAGCCCTGTCCTTGCAGGCACAAGGCAAAGACTGCCAGCTGCTAAATGACAACATGGGACCTAAATGATTCTGAGTTGCTTGTGTAAACAGGACTCTGTGCTCCAAAGGCGCTGGAAGGTTTTTTGACTGTTTTGACTGATCTTGCACTTTATTGTGGTATCTTTTCTGCCTTTTTTCTTCAGACAAGTCAAGTTTACCTGTGCAGCTCTGTAGTCACAGTTACAATACCGAAGGCATTATAGTCACTAAGGGGGAAAAAAGGTGATTCCAGTGAACAACAATGGACATCACTCACCAACTTTACAGTGATTCTCATTAAGGACAAGAgacatttatttttgtttttaattgttgTCCTGATATGCTGACTTCAGAAAAAACTTATGGCTAATACTACAGATGGCCTGCTATACCTGACAAGAGAAGAGTTGATGGTATTTGCCATTGTGTCAGTTGGGTCTTGCTGTACTTTCCTCTACATTAATTGTGTTCTTTTGTTTACACTGAGAAGCAGGCCAGTGTTCTGTGAGACCTCCCGTTACATTCTTCTCTTCAACCTCCTACTCGCAGACACAGCTCAGCTGACATTGAGCAAAACTCTTTTCTTACTGGCTGCTTGCAGAATAAGACTGACGCTCTATCTGTGTGGTGTTTTAGTCATGATCTTGATGCTCGTGGCAACCATTTCCCCTCTCATACTGATGGTGATGTCAGTGGAGAGATACGTGGCCGTGTGCTTCCCGCTGAGACATGCAGAAATCGTCACGATCAGGAATACAGCTGTAGTCATCAAAGTAATTTGGACCTTCAGTTTAGTCAATATCCTCATCCGGGTTTTTATTTTACTAAGTCTGAAACATGACATCTTACCCAGTCAGCCCATGAGGGATTTCTGTTCCAAGGAGTCTTTGCTTCTTCTACCAATGTCT from Lampris incognitus isolate fLamInc1 chromosome 8, fLamInc1.hap2, whole genome shotgun sequence encodes the following:
- the LOC130116364 gene encoding odorant receptor 131-2-like; the protein is MVFAIVSVGSCCTFLYINCVLLFTLRSRPVFCETSRYILLFNLLLADTAQLTLSKTLFLLAACRIRLTLYLCGVLVMILMLVATISPLILMVMSVERYVAVCFPLRHAEIVTIRNTAVVIKVIWTFSLVNILIRVFILLSLKHDILPSQPMRDFCSKESLLLLPMSYYYDKAYSGFVFISVGMTIILSYIGVMLVARSASTDKASAIKAGKTLLLHLIQLGLILISTVHSVILTLFASTADRMLLVRLYNIFFVIFQIMPRCLSALIYGLRDQTIRPVLMSYLSCLGCLRTFS